The following proteins come from a genomic window of Pseudomonas hygromyciniae:
- a CDS encoding ATP-binding protein encodes MTDTPHFPLSAVVGADDLKLALCLAAIDPKIGGVLIEGPRGMAKSTLARGLADLLASGQFVTLPLGATEERLVGTLDLDAALAEGRAQFSPGVLAKADGGVLYVDEVNLLPDHLVDLLLDVAASGTNLIERDGISHRHPARFVLIGTMNPEEGELRPQLLDRFGFNVALSGQTLPAERGQIIRRRLDFDSDPAAFCAQWAEQQAALRERCTQARARLDSIALDDQTLAQISQRCFAAGVDGLRADLVWLRGARAHAAWRGAVAIAEEDIEAVAEFALRHRRQEHSSPASMPDQGQAPQPSDNSPGQGQWGDMPAPALPMGARREVPAWPKKP; translated from the coding sequence ATGACTGACACCCCGCATTTTCCACTGTCGGCTGTAGTCGGCGCCGACGACCTGAAGCTTGCGCTATGCCTGGCCGCCATCGACCCGAAGATCGGCGGCGTGCTGATCGAAGGCCCGCGTGGCATGGCCAAGTCCACCCTGGCCCGCGGCCTGGCGGATCTGTTGGCCAGCGGGCAGTTTGTCACCTTGCCCTTGGGCGCCACTGAAGAAAGGCTGGTGGGCACCCTGGACCTGGACGCGGCCTTGGCCGAAGGCCGTGCGCAGTTTTCCCCGGGCGTGCTGGCCAAGGCTGATGGCGGCGTGTTGTATGTGGACGAAGTCAACCTGCTGCCCGATCACCTGGTGGACCTGCTGCTCGACGTCGCCGCCAGTGGCACCAACCTGATCGAGCGCGACGGCATTTCCCACCGGCATCCGGCGCGTTTTGTGCTGATCGGCACGATGAACCCGGAAGAGGGCGAATTGCGCCCGCAACTGCTCGACCGCTTTGGCTTCAATGTGGCGTTGAGCGGGCAGACCCTGCCGGCCGAGCGTGGGCAGATCATCCGCCGCCGCCTGGATTTCGACAGCGACCCAGCAGCCTTCTGTGCGCAGTGGGCCGAACAACAAGCGGCGTTGCGCGAACGCTGCACCCAGGCCCGTGCGCGCCTGGACAGCATCGCCCTGGATGATCAGACCCTGGCGCAGATTAGCCAGCGCTGTTTTGCCGCCGGGGTCGATGGCCTGCGTGCCGATCTGGTGTGGTTGCGCGGGGCGCGGGCCCATGCCGCGTGGCGTGGTGCCGTGGCCATCGCTGAAGAAGATATAGAGGCTGTGGCCGAATTTGCCCTGCGTCACCGTCGCCAGGAACACTCTTCGCCTGCGAGCATGCCCGATCAGGGCCAGGCGCCCCAGCCTTCAGATAACTCGCCAGGCCAAGGCCAGTGGGGCGATATGCCCGCGCCTGCGTTGCCCATGGGCGCTCGCCGAGAGGTGCCGGCCTGGCCCAAAAAGCCCTAG
- a CDS encoding NAD(+) kinase, which yields MEQFRNIGIIGRLGSTQVLDTVRRLKKFLLERHLHVILEDTIAEILPGHGLQTSSRKMLGEVCDMVIVVGGDGSLLGAARAWRGITCRCWGSTGAAWGFLTDIRPDDLEVEVAKVLDGHYLVENRFLLQAEVRRHGEAIGQGDALNDVVLHPGKSTRMIEFELYIDGQFVCSQKADGLIVATPTGSTAYALSAGGPIMHPKLDAIVIVPMYPHMLSSRPIVVDGNSELKIVVSKDMQIYPQVSCDGQNHFTCAPGDTITVSKKAQKLRLIHPLDHNYYEVCRTKLGWGSRLGGGGD from the coding sequence ATGGAGCAATTTCGCAATATCGGCATCATCGGTCGCCTGGGCAGTACCCAGGTTCTGGACACCGTCCGCCGGCTGAAAAAGTTTCTGCTTGAGCGCCACCTGCATGTGATCCTCGAAGACACCATCGCCGAGATTCTGCCGGGCCACGGCCTGCAGACCTCGTCGCGCAAAATGCTCGGTGAAGTCTGCGACATGGTAATCGTGGTCGGCGGCGACGGTAGCCTGCTGGGCGCCGCCCGGGCCTGGCGCGGCATAACGTGCCGGTGCTGGGGATCAACCGGGGCAGCCTGGGGGTTCCTCACCGATATCCGCCCCGATGACCTGGAAGTCGAAGTGGCCAAGGTGCTGGACGGCCATTACTTGGTGGAAAACCGCTTCCTGCTGCAAGCCGAAGTGCGCCGCCATGGCGAAGCCATCGGCCAGGGCGATGCCCTCAACGACGTGGTGCTGCACCCTGGCAAATCGACACGGATGATCGAGTTCGAGCTGTATATCGACGGCCAGTTCGTCTGCAGCCAGAAGGCCGACGGTCTGATCGTCGCGACGCCCACCGGTTCCACGGCCTACGCGCTGTCGGCGGGCGGGCCGATCATGCATCCCAAGCTCGATGCCATTGTGATCGTGCCGATGTACCCCCATATGTTGTCGAGCCGGCCGATTGTGGTCGATGGCAACAGTGAGCTGAAAATCGTGGTCTCCAAAGACATGCAGATCTACCCGCAAGTCTCCTGTGACGGGCAGAACCACTTTACCTGCGCCCCCGGTGACACCATCACTGTGAGCAAAAAGGCGCAGAAGTTGCGGTTGATCCATCCGCTGGATCACAACTACTACGAAGTGTGCCGCACCAAGCTGGGCTGGGGCAGCCGCTTGGGGGGTGGAGGCGACTGA
- a CDS encoding M10 family metallopeptidase C-terminal domain-containing protein produces the protein MGGVARKRFASVASRTNSDKIDISTLLSKAGIDKLTFVRKLSGKAGETFLDYNRSKNQSTLAIDLTGKGCFDFFVRSHGPINPPDLITKAAGAQHYT, from the coding sequence TTGGGTGGTGTCGCGCGCAAACGGTTTGCTAGCGTCGCTTCAAGAACTAATAGCGACAAGATCGACATTTCGACCCTGCTGAGCAAAGCCGGAATCGACAAACTGACGTTCGTCCGCAAACTGTCTGGCAAAGCGGGTGAGACCTTTCTGGACTACAACCGCAGCAAAAATCAGTCGACATTGGCCATCGACCTGACGGGGAAGGGGTGTTTCGACTTTTTCGTCAGAAGTCATGGCCCGATCAATCCGCCCGATCTCATCACCAAGGCTGCGGGCGCACAGCACTACACCTGA
- the cobM gene encoding precorrin-4 C(11)-methyltransferase, whose product MTVYFIGAGPGDPELITVKGQRLIRSCPVIIYAGSLVPAAVLEGHQAEKVVNSAELHLEQIIDLIKDAHEKGQDVARVHSGDPSLYGAIGEQIRRLRELGIAFQIIPGVTAVAACAALLETELTLPDIAQSVILTRYADKTTMPAGEAFDSLASHGTTMAVHLGVNHLQKIVSELLPHYGADCPIAVVHRATWPDQDWAIGTLADIVEKVAAKGFRRTALIVVGRVLASDSFSESSLYRAGHAHLYRP is encoded by the coding sequence ATGACCGTCTACTTCATCGGCGCCGGCCCCGGCGATCCGGAACTGATTACCGTCAAGGGCCAGCGGCTGATCCGCAGTTGCCCGGTGATTATCTATGCCGGCTCCCTGGTACCCGCCGCTGTGCTCGAAGGCCATCAGGCTGAAAAAGTGGTCAACAGCGCCGAATTGCACCTGGAGCAGATCATTGACCTGATCAAGGACGCCCATGAAAAAGGCCAGGACGTGGCGCGGGTACATTCAGGCGACCCGAGCCTGTATGGGGCCATTGGCGAGCAAATCCGCCGTTTGCGCGAGTTGGGGATTGCCTTCCAGATCATTCCAGGCGTCACGGCGGTGGCCGCTTGTGCAGCCTTGCTGGAGACCGAGTTGACCCTGCCGGATATCGCCCAAAGCGTGATCCTGACCCGCTATGCCGATAAAACCACGATGCCGGCGGGTGAAGCCTTCGACAGCCTGGCCAGCCATGGCACGACCATGGCGGTGCACTTGGGGGTCAATCATCTGCAGAAGATCGTCAGCGAACTGTTACCCCATTACGGTGCAGACTGCCCAATAGCCGTGGTGCACCGGGCGACTTGGCCGGATCAGGATTGGGCGATTGGCACCTTGGCGGATATTGTCGAAAAAGTCGCGGCGAAGGGTTTCAGGCGCACCGCGCTGATTGTGGTGGGACGGGTGTTGGCCAGTGACAGCTTTAGCGAATCCTCATTGTATCGTGCAGGCCACGCCCACCTCTACCGGCCCTGA
- the nfuA gene encoding Fe-S biogenesis protein NfuA gives MTAITITDAAHDYLADLLSKQNTPGIGIRVFITQPGTQYAETCIAYCKPGEEKPEDTALGLKSFTAYIDAFSEAFPDDAVVDYATDRMGGQLTIKAPNAKVPNVNADSPVNERINYYLQTEINPGLASHGGQVSLIDVVDDGIAVLKFGGGCQGCGQADVTLREGIERTLLERIPELKGVRDVTDHTQKENAYY, from the coding sequence ATGACTGCCATAACCATTACCGACGCCGCCCACGATTATCTGGCCGATCTGCTATCTAAGCAGAACACCCCGGGCATCGGCATCCGCGTCTTCATTACCCAGCCTGGCACCCAGTACGCAGAGACGTGCATTGCCTACTGCAAGCCGGGGGAAGAGAAGCCTGAAGACACCGCCCTGGGGCTCAAGAGCTTCACCGCGTATATCGATGCCTTCAGCGAAGCCTTCCCTGACGACGCCGTGGTCGACTACGCCACGGACCGCATGGGGGGCCAACTGACCATCAAGGCGCCTAACGCCAAGGTGCCGAACGTCAATGCCGACAGCCCGGTCAACGAGCGCATCAATTACTACCTGCAAACCGAGATCAATCCGGGCCTGGCCAGCCATGGCGGGCAGGTCAGCCTGATCGACGTGGTGGATGACGGTATCGCCGTCCTCAAGTTCGGTGGCGGCTGCCAGGGCTGCGGCCAGGCTGACGTGACCTTGCGTGAAGGTATCGAGCGTACACTGCTGGAGCGGATTCCCGAGCTCAAGGGCGTACGTGACGTGACCGACCATACGCAGAAAGAAAACGCCTACTACTAA
- a CDS encoding fatty acid cis/trans isomerase, with protein MSLRLITSAALALVACIAQANGPAPAISYTRDIQPIFTEKCVACHACYDSACQLNLGSGEGAARGASKAPVYDGERSQAAQPTRLFYDAFGKAAWQRQGFASVLDAQGTQAAMMARMLELGHNTPLAPNAKLPDDIVLGLNRQNMCPLPGEFDAYAGAHPKEGMPLAVTGLTDQQYQTLQRWLASGAPIDEQGLAPNAQEALQVQQWENLLNQPGARESLVARWLFEHLFLAHIYFEGGEPGHYFQWVRSRTPSGQPIDLINTRRPNDDPGTQVYYRLWPVQGVIVHKTHITYPFSAAKMARIKSLFYSGDWQVTALPGYGPGRRANPFETFEAIPAKARYQFMLDNAEYFVRTFIRGPVCRGQIATDVIRDNFWTLFQDPDHDLYITDARYRGQATPLLAMPGQNDDVGSVLSLWLAYRDKRNEYEALRRDNYAHLPAPGWSTLWAGNDNALLSIFRHFDSASVTKGLIGEVPQTMWLFDFPLLERTYYQLAVNFDVFGNVSHQAQTRLYFDLIRNGAEQNFLRLMPADSRDGFLDDWYQNSGKVKLWLDYEAIDNDKPTGLRLDEKDPKRDFANQLLARYGGLNASPDPINRCISAYCSRPGIDPQLRDAEQSLSRLVSRPAAGLKVIEQLPEATLLRIQTRSGQREVYSLLRNRAHSNVAFMLGEAYRYQPGLDTLTIYPGVLSSYPNFIFNVPAEDVPEFVEDMELARDTKRFERIVERWGIRRSHPQFWEYFHDMSQYLHETTPAEEGVLDMNRYENL; from the coding sequence ATGTCACTTCGCCTCATTACCAGCGCCGCCTTGGCGCTGGTCGCCTGTATCGCACAGGCCAACGGACCCGCCCCGGCGATTTCCTATACCCGCGACATTCAACCGATCTTCACCGAGAAATGCGTGGCTTGCCATGCCTGCTATGACTCTGCCTGCCAGCTCAACCTGGGCAGTGGCGAAGGCGCGGCACGCGGCGCAAGCAAAGCGCCGGTGTATGACGGCGAGCGCAGCCAGGCGGCGCAGCCGACCCGGTTGTTTTATGACGCCTTTGGCAAGGCCGCCTGGCAACGCCAGGGCTTTGCCTCGGTACTGGATGCCCAGGGCACCCAGGCTGCGATGATGGCGCGCATGCTGGAGCTGGGCCATAACACCCCCTTGGCACCCAATGCCAAGTTGCCCGATGACATTGTGCTGGGCCTGAACCGCCAGAACATGTGCCCGCTGCCGGGGGAGTTCGACGCCTACGCAGGCGCGCACCCCAAGGAAGGCATGCCCCTGGCCGTCACTGGGCTGACCGACCAGCAATACCAGACCCTGCAACGCTGGCTCGCGTCCGGCGCGCCGATTGATGAGCAAGGCCTGGCGCCCAATGCCCAGGAAGCCTTGCAGGTGCAGCAATGGGAAAACCTGCTGAACCAGCCCGGTGCCCGCGAAAGCCTGGTGGCGCGCTGGTTGTTCGAGCATTTGTTCCTTGCCCATATCTATTTCGAAGGCGGTGAGCCGGGGCATTACTTCCAATGGGTGCGCTCGCGTACGCCCAGCGGCCAGCCGATCGACCTGATCAACACCCGTCGCCCCAATGACGACCCGGGCACCCAGGTGTACTACCGCCTGTGGCCGGTACAAGGGGTGATCGTGCACAAGACCCACATTACCTACCCGTTCAGCGCGGCGAAGATGGCGCGGATCAAGTCGCTGTTCTATAGCGGCGACTGGCAGGTCACGGCGCTGCCGGGCTACGGCCCTGGCCGCCGGGCCAACCCGTTCGAAACCTTCGAGGCGATCCCGGCCAAGGCGCGTTACCAGTTCATGCTCGATAACGCTGAATACTTCGTACGTACCTTTATCCGCGGGCCAGTGTGCCGTGGGCAGATCGCCACGGACGTGATCCGCGACAACTTCTGGACCCTGTTCCAGGACCCGGACCACGACCTGTACATCACCGATGCGCGTTATCGCGGCCAGGCTACGCCGTTGCTGGCGATGCCGGGGCAGAACGATGATGTCGGCAGTGTGTTGAGCCTGTGGCTGGCCTATCGCGACAAGCGCAATGAATACGAGGCCCTGCGTCGCGATAACTACGCGCACTTGCCGGCGCCAGGTTGGTCCACCCTGTGGGCCGGTAACGACAATGCGTTGCTGAGCATTTTCCGCCATTTCGACAGCGCCTCGGTGACCAAGGGCCTGATTGGCGAGGTGCCGCAGACGATGTGGCTGTTCGATTTCCCGTTGCTTGAGCGCACCTATTACCAGTTGGCGGTCAATTTCGACGTGTTCGGCAATGTCTCGCACCAGGCCCAGACCCGCCTGTACTTTGACCTGATCCGCAATGGCGCCGAGCAGAACTTCCTGCGCCTGATGCCTGCAGACTCGCGGGATGGGTTCCTCGATGACTGGTACCAGAACAGCGGTAAGGTCAAGTTGTGGCTGGACTATGAAGCTATCGACAACGACAAGCCAACCGGCCTGAGGCTGGATGAGAAGGACCCCAAGCGCGACTTTGCCAACCAATTGCTCGCCCGTTATGGCGGTTTGAATGCCAGCCCCGACCCGATCAACCGCTGTATCAGCGCCTACTGCTCGCGCCCCGGTATCGATCCGCAACTGCGCGATGCCGAGCAGAGCCTCAGTCGCCTGGTTTCCAGACCGGCGGCCGGGTTGAAGGTGATCGAGCAACTGCCGGAAGCCACCTTGCTGCGTATCCAGACCCGCAGCGGCCAGCGCGAGGTCTACAGCCTGCTGCGCAACCGTGCCCACAGCAACGTGGCGTTCATGCTGGGCGAGGCCTATCGCTATCAGCCGGGCCTGGATACCTTGACGATCTACCCAGGTGTGCTCAGCAGCTACCCCAACTTCATCTTCAACGTGCCGGCCGAGGATGTACCAGAGTTCGTCGAAGACATGGAGTTGGCCAGGGATACCAAGCGCTTTGAGCGGATTGTCGAGCGCTGGGGCATTCGCCGCAGTCACCCGCAGTTCTGGGAGTACTTCCACGACATGTCGCAATACCTGCACGAAACCACGCCGGCGGAAGAGGGTGTGCTGGATATGAACCGCTACGAGAACCTGTAG
- a CDS encoding CbtA family protein gives MIKRIAQTAGFSGLLAALLLTLLQSFWVAPLILQAETFENAPVATQAHEHAPGAAAHSHDAQAWEPEDGWQRVLSNTGANLVVAVGFALMLAGLYTLRAPTRTAQGLLWGLAGYATFVLAPTLGLPPELPGTAAADLAQRQVWWIGTAASTAAGIALIVFGRNWLLKILGIAILAVPHVIGAPQPQVHSMLAPEALEAQFKIASQLTNVAFWLALGLISAWWFRRNRDDQYSA, from the coding sequence ATGATCAAGCGAATTGCGCAAACCGCAGGTTTCAGCGGCCTGCTGGCCGCCCTGTTACTGACCCTGCTGCAAAGTTTCTGGGTGGCGCCGCTGATTCTGCAGGCGGAAACCTTCGAAAACGCCCCGGTCGCGACCCAGGCGCATGAGCATGCGCCTGGCGCTGCGGCCCACAGCCACGACGCCCAAGCCTGGGAGCCGGAAGATGGCTGGCAGCGCGTGCTGTCTAACACCGGCGCTAACCTGGTGGTCGCCGTAGGTTTTGCGCTGATGCTCGCCGGCCTCTACACCCTGCGTGCCCCGACCCGCACCGCCCAGGGCTTGCTCTGGGGCCTGGCCGGCTATGCGACCTTTGTCTTGGCGCCGACCCTTGGCCTGCCCCCGGAACTGCCCGGCACCGCTGCGGCGGACCTGGCGCAACGGCAGGTCTGGTGGATCGGCACCGCAGCCTCCACCGCCGCCGGCATTGCGCTGATCGTGTTTGGCCGCAACTGGCTGCTGAAGATCCTTGGCATCGCGATCCTGGCCGTGCCCCATGTGATCGGCGCACCACAACCGCAAGTGCACTCGATGCTCGCCCCAGAAGCCCTGGAAGCGCAGTTCAAGATCGCGTCGCAGTTGACCAACGTCGCGTTCTGGCTGGCCCTGGGCCTGATCAGCGCCTGGTGGTTCCGGCGTAATCGCGACGATCAGTACTCGGCATGA
- a CDS encoding rhomboid family intramembrane serine protease gives MSTVAVLRLPLSVDLGGFVKLLQRMQVPHRVSEEAGEQVLWVPDAISEDVRSLYQRFPAGDPDQQLDIPQEPAAKRPGFLQQLRHSPLTAGVLLLSLIVGAVTMLGDNLQAMSWLTFLNFHVAGEYLYFTPLADSLAAGQWWRLVTPMLIHFGILHLAMNGMWYWELGRRIESRQGSINLLGLTLLFSLASNYAQYTFGGPGLFGGLSGVLYGLLGHCWIYQLLAPNPAYRLPRGVLVMMLVWLVLCLSGLVSMIGFGEIANAAHVGGLVVGCITGLLGGLYSRHKRNA, from the coding sequence ATGAGTACCGTCGCAGTATTGCGCTTGCCCCTGAGCGTCGACCTGGGTGGCTTCGTCAAACTGTTGCAGCGCATGCAGGTGCCCCATCGCGTCAGCGAAGAGGCCGGCGAGCAGGTGTTGTGGGTACCGGACGCGATCAGCGAGGACGTGCGCAGCCTGTATCAACGCTTTCCCGCTGGCGACCCGGACCAGCAACTGGACATTCCTCAGGAACCGGCAGCCAAGCGCCCCGGTTTTCTCCAGCAATTGCGCCATAGTCCGTTGACCGCTGGTGTGTTGCTGCTGAGCCTGATCGTCGGTGCTGTCACGATGCTTGGTGACAACCTGCAAGCCATGAGTTGGCTGACGTTCCTGAATTTCCACGTGGCCGGCGAATACTTGTACTTCACTCCCCTGGCCGACAGCCTGGCGGCGGGGCAGTGGTGGAGGTTGGTGACGCCGATGCTGATCCACTTCGGCATACTCCACCTGGCGATGAATGGCATGTGGTACTGGGAGCTGGGGCGGCGGATCGAGTCGCGCCAGGGCAGTATCAACCTGCTGGGCCTGACGTTGCTGTTCAGCCTGGCCTCCAACTACGCGCAATACACCTTTGGCGGCCCCGGCCTGTTTGGCGGTTTGTCCGGCGTGCTGTACGGCCTGTTGGGCCATTGCTGGATCTATCAGTTGCTCGCGCCCAACCCCGCGTATCGCCTGCCCCGTGGGGTGCTGGTGATGATGCTGGTGTGGCTGGTGCTTTGCCTGTCGGGCCTGGTGTCGATGATCGGTTTCGGCGAAATCGCCAATGCGGCCCATGTCGGCGGCCTGGTGGTGGGTTGCATCACCGGTTTGCTCGGCGGGTTGTACAGCCGCCATAAACGTAACGCTTGA
- a CDS encoding CbtB domain-containing protein, with amino-acid sequence MSIISSTSHSASHTATLSQRLTAAIGASILGACLVYFAGFSHIEAVHNAAHDTRHSAAFPCH; translated from the coding sequence ATGTCGATCATCAGCAGCACCTCGCACTCCGCCAGCCACACCGCCACCCTGAGCCAACGCCTGACCGCCGCCATCGGTGCGTCGATCCTCGGCGCGTGCCTGGTGTATTTCGCCGGATTTTCGCATATCGAGGCCGTCCACAACGCCGCCCACGATACGCGCCACAGCGCCGCCTTCCCGTGCCATTGA